In Oryzias melastigma strain HK-1 linkage group LG6, ASM292280v2, whole genome shotgun sequence, the DNA window TTGTCATAGtttcataaaaaatgcttttcttccAGAGTGATGtgtaaaatctttgaaaaaacatGAGATGCCACTGATAGTCTttacaaaatgcttttttgtattacaaagtgtgaaaaatattcatattgTCCTCATAAAAACGCCACATTTAACGAGGCAAGTATGTAGTACCACATCGGTAGAATGCATGAGGGTTTGTTGTCTCTATACAGTAGTGACTGAAAGGAAGGCGTTGTTCACTTTTGCACCCTCGGGCGCCTTCGCGCCGTGAGTCATCAGCTCCTGGATCGTCATCCAGCTATCCAAGATCTTCTTGTTGCGcttcttcatcatcttcttgTGGCTGAGCTCTATGATGCTGACTTCCTTTCGACCTTCGTTGCTGCTCTGCGGGTTTTCCCTCAAGCTTTCCAGTCGGCTGCGCTGCATGAATTCCCGCCTTCTCCTCTGCTCTTTTGCCCTGACAAGGTGCTGCTTTCTTTCCTCTTTGCTCCAGTACCTCcccatcttcatttcactcatGGCGTCGTCATCCGTAGTCATGCCGCCGCTGCGTTCTTCTTTGATCTTTAAGGCTCGCTCCCTCAGGATCTTGTCTCTTACAGGCCTCTTGGTGATGTAACGGGTGCCGTCGCTTCTGATTTTGACCTTCCACTCCATTTTGGGCTCATTAATAGGTCGCTGAGGCTCCTTACAAATGCTAAGCAGGCTGAGCTGGCTCTGAGCGTATTCCACGGCTGAGTGTTGCTGGATTAGCTGCATGTAGCTCTGGTAATGGCTGGCGTGGGCCGGGATGTTCACCTGCCTTTGCTGGGAACTGTGAGAAGGGGAGAAGTAAGGAATCCGAGAAGTACACTGTGTTACATTCCTTTTGCTTTCGTCTTCAGCCTGAGGCGTCTGGTCAGTCTCTGAAGGGTTGCTGTGGTCGGGGCTGCTGCTCTTCCCCACTGTTGGAGCACGGCTTGCAGTAATGACTGAAGGACCTGCGAGTCCACTGCAGAGGTTTCTCTGGTTGGTGAGGCTCACCATTCTCTGGAGTGAGTGCTCCGGGGAGCGATCCATCGCCAGGGGAGTGCTCCTTGAGCTCTCCGCGGTGTTGTAGGCACTGGAGCTGTCTTTGTCCGATTTCTCCAGCCTTTCGTTGTTGTCAGCCAGCTTACCCCTCGTGGACTCTCCACAGTGTGGACTCCTGGGAGAGGGCGCGCAAAGGCCCTTCACTGGAGACTCCTGGCTGTTCCGAAGCTTATGAGCCTGCATGATGTTCTGACACTCGAGCTCGATGCTGCGCAGCTCCTCGTTGAGCATGCGGAGCTCGTGCTGGACGCTGCTCTGCTCCGCCATGCTGCACTCGATGGTGCTGCGCCGGCTGTAGAACAGGTCATACTCGCCGCTGTTGCGTATCTGACATTTTAGCTCTAGCAGTTGCCGATAACTGTCACTCTCCGTTTCCACgttgtcctcctcttcctcctccttttcctccAGTCTTGTGGAGCTGGCGGTGCAGCGGGAGTTCCGATTGTCTCTGAGGCACTGGGACAGGCGTCTCTGAATTTGCGCCAAAACGTTATTGTCTGAACTCGCTCTTCTGTCTTTCATTGGAGGGGGCAGTGTGGAACAGGAGGGCTTGTCGTCCTCAGTTCTCTGAAAGATGTCAAATTCatgtaattatttacatttgtaatGTAATCATGTCAAAAAGTGCAATAAATGTAAAGGAAGCAGTTTTAAGAAACCAAGCTTTTGGGAGAGGTTTAGTTAATTAAAGACATCTTGAAAACAGGATGTAAATATCATCTAATTTGAATTTCATGGCAGCCACAACTTTATAGTTATTTGGGGATGGGTCAGTGTTTcatgcttctgtttttttaacttgtattttaAGCAGCACATATTTTACAAACAGGCTCAACAAATGTGGCAGATGCTAGCTGTCataaatattttgcttaatcATGTTTTGAAATGACTAGTAATTTGCATGTGTAAGTAGGACGTCCTCTTGTGATGATGACACAGTACATCAATGATGCATACAGGCGGTTTTATTCATCCACCCATTTTTGAACCAGCTTAGATTGTTTTGGGGTCACATGgatactggagcctatcccacccAATGTTGGACGAAGGTGAGGTACACTCTGGGTGGTTTGTTAGTTCATCCAAGggccacagagacacaaaaactCACACGTACGGGGCAATTTAGAATAATcaattaaccaatgaagcatgtttttggatgagGAGAttatgcaaactccacaaaaaaaaggtcacacctgggatttgaaccaggtcCTTTTTGCTATGAGGTGATAGTGCTGTacaaagttttagattttttttttataaaaaattgtGAAACCACTTTCGAGAATTTCTTTTTAACCTTGCATTTCTCATTACTCTGTTTAGTCTAACTTTAATGCAAACCTTTTGACTgatgggccacaaagggttctaaaattagACAGAAGAGCTGTTCTAGGAGCAAATGTGTAAAGCGGAAATCCACCTCGTTAGAGAAAGAAAAAtttggaatctggacaaaaacgtgttaaaattttgattaaaaattaatacatatgttttaaaacagaagatcagagattttatttcaaaatggaggcttttatatggagagaaattagactcaccctgatttgtgcgtgcacaattcttgatttgtgttgaACTTTGGATGTGTATGttcatattcttgatttgtgcataagtaaTTCACTTACGCAGAAATCTTggagacatgaaaaaaaaagtctcacatcagatttgtgcataactgtggttttgtgtgtgcaaatGAGGCAATTGGTGCgtaacttttaaagatttgcgtgtgtaattagtttcaagctgttgtaattttaatttgtgcatgtgtaaattgtattacTGTATACTTTTtctacttatgcacaaaatgttttgtacgagttacaaatcaaaaatacccatacacaaatctaaagttgtgcacaaattaagaattacgcacacacaaatcgaggtgagtctattttctctccataataatTGTTGCCCCAATTGAACCAATAAGTTGATTACCCTCAGGGTAATCACTACGTTCttgttgtgttggaatgatcagacAAATGCTTGTCcaactcagaaaacacaaacaaaggtCAATTTATTTGTGGTGGACCATCTATGGGGATACACCAGAattatagggaaaaaaaagaacattaataaGGATTATCAGTATAATTTATTATAGTTTTAACATGCCACATGTGGGGCTTTTACCGTAGTTTGTCCACTCCTGATCTACCATATGTTTTAATACTTTAGAACTAGATATTATGGCTTTTGAAgtctaatttatagttttttatttccagGATGTTATTCTTCCTAATgactaaaacttaaaattattgctattatttttttttagaaatacttttttttggcttgagTCACAGGTTAGTTAACACTTTTGTCGTCACTACTGTCAAACTATAAAAACGTGCTGCCATTGGGATGTTATCATTCAGTAGGAACATCTGGTAACAAGTGTCTTAGCTTTAACTGAAGAgggcaagtaaaaaaaataaataaataaaaaatctggtgtttttttatttgtcgtCTTGTTTCTGTCCGGACCTGCTcgttctcctgctcctcctgaagCGCAGCTAACTCCATCtcttctctctgctgctcctccaacATTTCCATCTTGAGCTGCTCCAGGAACTCGCTGTGCTCGTCGTCCAGCCAGGCCTCTTCCAACTGGGGGTGAGCAAAGAGGGGAAGCATATGGGAACGGGTTAGAAAGTATTATTCATGTCAAAGCAAAGAGCATGTGGCGACACGCTGTCTCAAAACAAATAACCGAATGTTCCAAATGGGTGCCCCAAATGGGATTTCCTGAAAAGCTTTAGCATGGTTCTaaacaagaaacaaagcaaTTTTTGACTAATATTGATGTATCTCCAGGACACTGTGGAGCTGCTTGTAGTAAAACCAGTATATAAAAGCagcacttttaatttttttgctccACATCATCCATCAGTTGGTTTGATGTGAACCAAATGGCATCTGTATCTGATGACTTCACATTTACTACCAAAAGACCCATTTAATTACATATAATCTACTGCTGCTTCCTGCTCATCTGCACTGCAGCAGAATCCTTCCACTTATTCTTCATCGGCCTTGGGTCTGAACCCAGTTCACATTAGCATGCCATTAGCTTTTATGGCTTACCGTTGGAAGTCAATTACGGTGGcgctacataaaaataaaacatgatgaGGTGTCCCTGTGGTAGCTTAGATGTCTTTGCAGTGGGAGGAGGGGGGGATGGTTGGCAACCCCAAAGTGAAATGGTTTGCTCTGAGCAAACATACTTTAGGTGAAAAACCTTCATGACTGTTCCTCAGAATCTGGTGGGGGTTTCTAACCTGCATGTCAGGTCTGGCAACTAGGAGGACGATGTTCCTACTTTCGTCGTTGAAGAGTGCCGCCATCGCTTCCTCTCTGTCTTTGACATCTTGGCCATTAATCTGAAGATAACAAACATTATAGTCTCCGTCATTATTTATAATAgcagcaacaaaaaacacagtctaacacaaaaggtttaaaaatcaatgaaaataaactaaataaaaaacccctgttctcttttttattaaaaacacgtCTTCCTCTTTTCGTGGA includes these proteins:
- the LOC112151691 gene encoding PDZ domain-containing RING finger protein 4, with amino-acid sequence MGCNLCTLQKREEHYKLLYEIAQVNGKELSKSSHDEAVEAFRAARDPVVVQVIRRTPSGRPHGLPQEIHVVDVCTQTDITFEHIMALAKLRPTTPPVPDVCPFLLSDSCHSLHTMEQDYFEGTDYLSGVPGEGDRTEEYEYEEVELCRLSSQEKLGLTLCYRTDEEEDLAIYVSEVCPNSIAAKDGRIREGDRILQINGQDVKDREEAMAALFNDESRNIVLLVARPDMQLEEAWLDDEHSEFLEQLKMEMLEEQQREEMELAALQEEQENEQRTEDDKPSCSTLPPPMKDRRASSDNNVLAQIQRRLSQCLRDNRNSRCTASSTRLEEKEEEEEDNVETESDSYRQLLELKCQIRNSGEYDLFYSRRSTIECSMAEQSSVQHELRMLNEELRSIELECQNIMQAHKLRNSQESPVKGLCAPSPRSPHCGESTRGKLADNNERLEKSDKDSSSAYNTAESSRSTPLAMDRSPEHSLQRMVSLTNQRNLCSGLAGPSVITASRAPTVGKSSSPDHSNPSETDQTPQAEDESKRNVTQCTSRIPYFSPSHSSQQRQVNIPAHASHYQSYMQLIQQHSAVEYAQSQLSLLSICKEPQRPINEPKMEWKVKIRSDGTRYITKRPVRDKILRERALKIKEERSGGMTTDDDAMSEMKMGRYWSKEERKQHLVRAKEQRRRREFMQRSRLESLRENPQSSNEGRKEVSIIELSHKKMMKKRNKKILDSWMTIQELMTHGAKAPEGAKVNNAFLSVTTV